One part of the Nocardioides zeae genome encodes these proteins:
- the moeZ gene encoding adenylyltransferase/sulfurtransferase MoeZ codes for MSFPALVEPADELTVDEVRRYSRHLIIPDVGMTGQKRLKNAKVLVIGAGGLGSPALMYLAAAGVGTLGIVEFDEVDESNLQRQIIHGQSDVGRPKALSAKESVQEINPLVNVVVYEERLDNDNVLSVFEGWDLIVDGTDNFATRYMVNDAAYFLKIPYVWGSIYRFDGQASVFWPHAVDENGESADAPCYRCLYPEPPPPGMVPSCAEGGVLGVLCASIGSIQVNEAIKVLTGAGEPIVGKLMIYDALEMEYRKLRVRKDPKCALCGENPTVTGLIDYDAFCGAVSEEAADAAAGSTISVVQLEHMLKEREEGSRDFVLVDVREPNEFEINRIPGSVLIPKGDFLNGSALEQLPSVDSGTQVVLHCKSGVRSAEALAVLKGAGYDDSVHVGGGVVAWVNQIDPSQPAY; via the coding sequence CAAGAACGCGAAGGTCCTGGTCATCGGTGCCGGCGGCCTCGGCAGCCCGGCGCTCATGTACCTCGCCGCGGCCGGCGTCGGCACGCTGGGCATCGTCGAGTTCGACGAGGTCGACGAGTCCAATCTGCAGCGCCAGATCATCCACGGCCAGTCCGACGTCGGTCGCCCCAAGGCGCTCTCGGCCAAGGAGTCGGTGCAGGAGATCAACCCGCTCGTCAACGTGGTCGTCTACGAGGAGCGCCTCGACAACGACAACGTCCTCTCGGTCTTCGAGGGCTGGGACCTGATCGTCGACGGCACGGACAACTTCGCGACGCGCTACATGGTCAACGACGCGGCGTACTTCCTGAAGATCCCCTACGTGTGGGGCTCGATCTACCGCTTCGACGGCCAGGCCTCGGTGTTCTGGCCCCACGCGGTCGACGAGAACGGCGAGTCGGCGGACGCGCCCTGCTACCGCTGCCTCTACCCGGAGCCCCCGCCGCCGGGCATGGTGCCGTCGTGCGCCGAGGGCGGCGTGCTCGGCGTGCTCTGCGCCTCCATCGGCTCCATCCAGGTCAACGAGGCGATCAAGGTGCTGACCGGGGCCGGCGAGCCCATCGTCGGCAAGCTGATGATCTACGACGCGCTGGAGATGGAGTACCGCAAGCTCCGCGTCCGCAAGGACCCGAAGTGCGCGCTGTGCGGCGAGAACCCGACCGTCACGGGCCTCATCGACTACGACGCGTTCTGCGGTGCGGTGTCCGAGGAGGCGGCCGACGCGGCCGCCGGCTCGACGATCTCGGTCGTCCAGCTGGAGCACATGCTCAAGGAGCGCGAGGAGGGCAGCCGCGACTTCGTGCTCGTCGACGTGCGCGAGCCCAACGAGTTCGAGATCAACCGCATCCCCGGCTCCGTGCTGATCCCCAAGGGCGACTTCCTCAACGGCTCGGCGCTCGAGCAGCTGCCGTCGGTGGACTCGGGCACGCAGGTCGTCCTCCACTGCAAGTCGGGCGTGCGCTCGGCCGAGGCGCTGGCCGTGCTCAAGGGCGCCGGCTACGACGACTCGGTGCACGTCGGCGGCGGCGTCGTGGCCTGGGTCAACCAGATCGACCCGAGCCAGCCGGCGTACTGA
- a CDS encoding MGMT family protein: MADPHAEEQEPAPDHTELVLRAVEAVPRGRVTTYGAIADHVGGGGPRRVARVLSRDGAGVCWWRCVRADGTLPAHLHEEALAAYVAEGTPLRPRRRDGSRPVDMAGAFWAHGVDGPAGD; this comes from the coding sequence ATGGCCGACCCCCACGCCGAGGAGCAGGAGCCCGCGCCCGACCACACCGAGCTCGTGCTGCGCGCGGTCGAGGCGGTCCCGCGGGGCCGCGTGACGACGTACGGCGCGATCGCCGACCACGTCGGCGGCGGTGGGCCGCGGCGGGTCGCCCGCGTGCTGTCGCGCGACGGGGCCGGGGTGTGCTGGTGGCGCTGCGTCCGCGCCGACGGCACGCTCCCGGCGCACCTGCACGAGGAGGCGCTGGCGGCGTACGTCGCGGAGGGCACCCCGCTGCGGCCACGACGCCGCGACGGCAGCCGCCCGGTGGACATGGCCGGCGCGTTCTGGGCGCACGGGGTGGACGGGCCCGCGGGCGACTGA
- a CDS encoding response regulator translates to MVVDDHPMWRDAVERDLVAAGFDVVAVAANGTDAINRFKAARPQVVVLDLQIPAPAGDAVTAEVLAHDPSSRVLILSASGEQGDVLAAVKAGATGYLVKSASREELIAAVRRVAAGDTVFTPGLAGLVLGEFRRMSSGATEDDGTPRLTERETEILRYVAKGMSYKQIAERLVLSHRTVQNHVQNTLRKLQLHNRVELTRWAIAQGLDDLDGPDDDRESA, encoded by the coding sequence ATGGTGGTCGACGACCACCCCATGTGGCGCGACGCCGTCGAGCGCGACCTGGTCGCGGCCGGCTTCGACGTGGTGGCGGTGGCCGCCAACGGCACCGACGCGATCAACCGGTTCAAGGCCGCCCGGCCGCAGGTCGTGGTGCTGGACCTGCAGATCCCCGCGCCCGCGGGGGACGCGGTGACGGCCGAGGTGCTCGCCCACGACCCCTCGTCGCGCGTGCTCATCCTGTCGGCGTCGGGGGAGCAGGGCGACGTGCTGGCCGCGGTGAAGGCGGGCGCGACCGGCTACCTCGTGAAGTCGGCCTCGCGCGAGGAGCTCATCGCCGCCGTGCGGCGGGTCGCCGCCGGGGACACGGTGTTCACGCCGGGTCTCGCCGGTCTCGTCCTGGGGGAGTTCCGGCGGATGTCGAGCGGCGCGACCGAGGACGACGGCACGCCGCGGCTGACGGAGCGGGAGACGGAGATCCTGCGGTACGTCGCGAAGGGCATGTCCTACAAGCAGATCGCCGAGCGGCTCGTGCTGTCGCACCGCACGGTGCAGAACCACGTCCAGAACACGCTGCGCAAGCTCCAGCTGCACAACCGCGTCGAGCTGACGCGGTGGGCGATCGCGCAGGGGCTCGACGACCTCGACGGTCCGGACGACGACCGCGAGAGCGCCTGA
- a CDS encoding APC family permease: MAEPSTNAPTGQAGQTGQTGHATGEPELKRVMGPGLLLLFIIGDIVGAGIFAITGSVAGQVGGVAWLPFLVAFAIATVTACSYLEMVTKYPEASGAALYVHKAFGMHFVTFIVAFTVMCSGITSAATSSNLVAGNLLVGFDRVVGGVPTGNIATLLTALAIVVLLALVNIRGVSESVKLNVVMTVVTILALAIVITIGIWTAASGEGDVGRITVFESSDDRNLFAAVTVATAIAFFAMVGFEDSVNMVEETKNPLKVFPRVMLTGLGFCALLYVLVAITVVLVIPLDDISTPTSEAGILLDVVKVGAPGIPVDTIFPFLTVFAVVNTALINMLMASRLVYGMAKQGVLPRSLGHVLPSRRTPWVAIAFTTALAIGLICYVRLSDPDGEGTVVPALGGTTALLLLAVFAVVNVCVLILRRDPTPEGAFRVPTVLPVVGTVACLYLVGPWARLPEQYIQYRIGGALLVIGVVLWAVTWFANRALRSERTGFRDVEDLEG; encoded by the coding sequence ATGGCGGAACCAAGCACGAACGCACCGACGGGGCAGGCGGGACAGACAGGGCAGACGGGGCACGCGACGGGAGAGCCCGAGCTGAAGCGGGTGATGGGCCCGGGACTGCTGCTGCTGTTCATCATCGGCGACATCGTCGGCGCGGGCATCTTCGCGATCACCGGCAGCGTGGCCGGACAGGTCGGCGGCGTCGCCTGGCTCCCGTTCCTCGTCGCGTTCGCGATCGCGACGGTGACGGCGTGCTCCTACCTGGAGATGGTGACGAAGTACCCGGAGGCCTCCGGCGCGGCGCTCTACGTGCACAAGGCCTTCGGCATGCACTTCGTGACCTTCATCGTCGCGTTCACCGTGATGTGCTCGGGCATCACCAGCGCGGCGACCTCGTCGAACCTCGTCGCGGGCAACCTGCTCGTCGGGTTCGACCGCGTCGTCGGAGGCGTGCCCACCGGCAACATCGCGACGCTGCTCACGGCCCTGGCCATCGTGGTGCTGCTGGCCCTCGTCAACATCCGGGGCGTCAGCGAGAGCGTGAAGCTCAACGTGGTCATGACCGTCGTGACCATCCTGGCGCTCGCCATCGTCATCACGATCGGCATCTGGACCGCCGCCTCGGGCGAGGGCGACGTCGGTCGCATCACGGTCTTCGAGTCCAGCGACGACCGCAACCTCTTCGCGGCCGTCACCGTCGCGACGGCCATCGCGTTCTTCGCGATGGTCGGGTTCGAGGACTCGGTCAACATGGTCGAGGAGACCAAGAACCCGCTCAAGGTCTTCCCGCGCGTCATGCTCACCGGCCTCGGCTTCTGCGCGCTGCTCTACGTGCTGGTCGCGATCACCGTGGTGCTCGTCATCCCGCTCGACGACATCTCCACGCCGACCAGCGAGGCCGGCATCCTGCTCGACGTGGTCAAGGTCGGCGCCCCGGGCATCCCGGTGGACACGATCTTCCCGTTCCTCACCGTCTTCGCGGTGGTCAACACCGCGCTCATCAACATGCTGATGGCGAGCCGCCTCGTCTACGGCATGGCGAAGCAGGGCGTGCTGCCGCGCTCGCTCGGCCACGTGCTGCCGAGCCGCCGCACCCCGTGGGTGGCCATCGCCTTCACCACGGCGCTCGCCATCGGCCTCATCTGCTACGTGCGCCTCTCCGACCCCGACGGCGAGGGCACCGTGGTGCCCGCCCTCGGCGGCACGACGGCCCTCCTGCTCCTGGCGGTGTTCGCCGTCGTCAACGTCTGCGTGCTCATCCTGCGCCGCGACCCGACGCCCGAGGGCGCCTTCCGCGTGCCGACCGTGCTCCCCGTGGTCGGCACGGTCGCCTGCCTCTACCTCGTCGGGCCCTGGGCCCGCCTCCCGGAGCAGTACATCCAGTACCGGATCGGCGGTGCGCTCCTCGTCATCGGCGTCGTGCTGTGGGCCGTGACCTGGTTCGCCAACCGCGCGCTGCGCTCGGAGCGCACGGGCTTCCGGGACGTCGAGGACCTGGAGGGCTGA